The segment ATCGGAATTTAGAATGTTAAGtagcaaaaatttgttttgctgTGACTTGCCTGATTTTGCTAATTGTTTTGTGCAATGAAATTAGccacaatttgaaaaaattgcttgataaatgacgaaaataaaaaaacaatttaataacaaactgctgaaaatattattttcgaaGATTCGTAAATCAAAATCCTTTTTCTTAACCGTCGGAATCTATGTTTACTGGATTTTTATTTCAGGCTATGCAGTAGAGATTGTACAATGCTAACATCAAGAGGACGAATTCTATTGAAGCCTAATGGCTTACCAAAACTGGGTTGTATGGAGAGCACATCAACCCCAGAGCCATCGCCAGTTTATCCAGAAATTCGCGATATCTCTTTCAGAGGCAGGGCCAGATTACGTGCAGAAGCTTTTGCAAATTTAGTAAGAGAAAAATCatcatatgaagaaaaaatgatggAAATAAATATGCCAAGAATTTATGGATGGACCACCTATATTATAAGGCCAACAAAAATAGTctataattcagaaaaattctaTAAGAAAATAACAAGGACAGGAATGATTCAAACCGAGAATATTCCCCTACATTCACACCTTGATGCTATCAACGACCTTGAAAAGATAAAAGTGCGTGTTATTGATACCCTTGAGGCGGAGCTTGATTATCTTAAATCAGTCCCATTGGCCGAAAGATTACCTACTGAAAAAGACGAAAATTTGCGAACTTCTAAATATATTGCTTCAGTTTTATCTCGAGCTCTAATGTTGTCTGCTGCTGAACATGACGTTGATCAAGTTGACATTGAAGAAGAGCCTCGTTGTGATACCTTTTGGTTAGTAGGTGGTTTTCACCCACCACCAATTGTTAAAAAATGTCGTACAAAGTATTCACCTGAATGGCTAAGAAAAGAAATAGACGAAAATGAACCCGTTGCTTTTAGATTCCAGTACCTAGGAGAGCCCCTTATTCAGCTACAATCAAAGCACCCCCTTGCTAATAGTGTTGGTCGTGATTCTGCAATCGCACAAGAAATAGAAGTACCATATTGCCCTTACCACCCTTCAAGCTTTGAATTAATGAAATGCAGATATTACGGAACTAACGTTAACGCAACTTGGCCACACGCAAGTGATAAAACGTTTACTACTTTATCATGGTTGCCCTTTTCTTGTGCTTATGGAAAAAGTGGCAAAAATGACATCAAGGAGTTTAGTGATAACTTGGCAGTTGTGCATGGTTTTGGGTCAATGCTTGCTCAAGCTTGCAAGCTTGGGTTCAGCCCTGTGAATAAGATAACATACCCAATGACAACTCAAGTAATTGTTGGTGATGGCCAGTATTTGTCATTCTATCAGTATCAGTTAAACACAAATGTTCTTGATCCCCTTTTACTAGAAGAAAATGACCCTAAAAATATTTGCTGGTCTACACCAATGCATCGTCTTTATGAATGTGTTGAAAACGGCAGGATTAAAGGTCTGGATGAAAATGTTCTCCTTATGTTAGTGAACGCATTTAGAGTCAAGTCTGTTCAGGCTCATCAGGAGCTTAGTCCGTACTTCGGTGATGTTAAGTATATTTCTGATCTTCCAGATGATGAAAAGAGGAAATCAATTTTAAGTGATTTTAAGGAGATGTATTCGAATCGACCGCAGCACCGTAGGAAAAGACCAGAGATCTATGATTGGGAAAGGATTTACAAGATATACTTCGAAACAAGGCCACAAGACGCCAGGCGGAAATGGTGGGCTAAAGATGAAAGGATATCTCACCAGCGTTATGACATCATTCGTCCAAGATACGTACCTAGAGACATGAGAGATCCACCAAAGAGATCTCGTAGAGGAAAAGGTGTCGTCAAAGTCATtgatgaataaaatagctatgttttctaattaaatgtcttttttatataatttatagaGGGTTTAAAATGAAAGATTGCATTGGGAAAACTAAGAAATGTAGAGGAAGCTTATGTATCCTTAACAAGAATAGGCCCAATATCTTTCAGGAAATTGTAGCCTCTTGGAAAAGCTATGTAGATTATGTTAAAAATTGTGATATTTATTCTCTGCTCgccatttggaaaaaaaaccttttcaatcTTTTTAGGTGAAATCCTTTATCAGTTAATTCCATAAATGGAGCTTGTCCGTCAATTAGAACTGTACTGGAGCTATTCTTCTGTGGatttttcaaattagaaaaaagaaaacataccgtaagtaaaatataaaacatggATCAAGTATTAACTGTCTTAGACTATGAATGTTTGTTGCATAGTTTATCTTTTACGTCTTAGTTGATGTCTTTTCCCTAAAACACTTCCTGTTTCAATTTTAATCATAGTTAAATAATTAAAGGAAAAGATCAATAAGTGAACACGTagagtgattaaaaaaaactgtctgagAGGGATGGTTAACCCTGTGACGTCACAAATCCACCACAAGTTCCCCTCGAATGTTCAAAGGGCAGCGTCTCCAAAGTAAGtgatatatttctttgttccctatttttcaatttctgtatgcaaaatttctctctctctctctctgtctctgtctgtctgtctctctctctctctctctctctctctctctctctctctctctctctctctctctctccctctctctctctccctctctctctcaccttttctctctctctatctctctctctctcacattCTATATATACTTCTCCCTGTCTTCCTGTAGCATAAAGGTAGATAATTCgtgtaaaaattgtatatttttaaatgaagcaCTAAACTATGTTTTCACTCTAAAACAAggatatagaaaataaatacaattataaATAGAGCAggccaaataaaaacaatatttcttCAGTAGTGAAGGTTAATCTTGAAAAATCTAATGGAAGTCAGCTTGGGTTTTCTCCCAAGCCCCCTTGTTCTCTTTACTGTTAATAGTTTTGTTGACCACATTGTTTATGCGTGTTGATTTCTTGGGCCTACTTTGCAGAACCTTGATTTGGTGACTGCTGATGAGAGACATAGTTTCCCAgggtaaaaacataaaatttgtgtaaaaaaatggcaaaaggTCTCCAAAACcgcaaaaaaaaggtatttcttaGAATAACCCTCTCTTTGATAATGTTCAAAAGAACGGTTCTGCCTCTTAAGCCCTCCATCCGAATAGTCAGGATACTTGGGAAGAGAAGCTGTACATGTGCCAAGGCTCTTCAGAGTTGAGGTGAAGCTGCCCTCTGTACTCTTGTCTGATGCTCTAAGTTATCTTGATCTGTTGCTGCATTCTAattgtgactgacataattatTTCCCCTAGATACACGAATCATAGGATTCACCACCGTAAAATTATTTGTGGTGACGTAGATtggatttgaaaacaaattaatgttTGTACCATGCAAAAAGCTAATCAAAGTACTAAAGCTAATCAAATGAAAAGGGAAATTTTGCTCAAAAACTATTTCCTcatatattgggggggggggggggctttgtcCCCTGGTGACGGAGCCTGTGATTATATACTGAGGCTTTTTAAACGTCCTTATCTCTCCACTGTTTGTATAATCGGTTGTTTTACAAACGTAGAACAAATGATTGGATCATTAAGGGGTGTCTGCATTGTTGTGTTTAAATCTCTACACACACTTTGTGTATCGCTGTCAACCGTAAGATAAAATGAgtaaacaacgaaaaaaaaacgtaaaggCTAGTAAGAGGGTCAATTATTGACTATGCCTAAACACTAATTCAGAGAATCACAAAGTTCATAGAAAGCTAAAAAGAGAAATGTTTTATCGTCGATCACTTTATCGTCCCATAATTTGTGCCTCGTCTGCCATTGCCATTTCATCATTGAGAGCTTCACTtcctttcttcttccttgaataaattaaaaacagaattcCTGCTGCAATAAACACAGTAAAAACAACCCAGGATATATAGTAAGAAAAGCCAAAGTACCAATTTGATCCATTTGGATAGAATTGCTTCAAATGAAGTTTCTCAAAGGTTATAGCAGCGTCGATGACTTCTATCAGGACGATGATAGTTGCAgctaaaattagaatttcaagtttattttcatATCGTCTTGAATAAAAATTAGCAGCTTAAAAGTTTATCAAAGGTTACCGCAGCGTCGGTGACTTCAATCAGGACGAAGATAGTTGCAGCTAAAATTAGAACGTTGAGTTTATTTTCATATCGTCTTGAATAAAAATTAGCAGCTTAAAAGTTGCTCAAAGGTTACAGCATCGTCGATGACTTAGATAAAAACGATGATAGTTGCagctaaaattagaattttgagtTTATTTTCATATCGTCTTGAATAAAAATTAGCAGCTTAAAAGTTTATCAAAGGTTACAGCAGCGTCGATGACTTCTATCAGGAAGAAGATAATTGCAGCTAAAATTAGAACGttgagtttatttttatatcgTCTTGAATAAAAACTAGCAGCTTAAAAGTTTCTCAAAGGTTACAGCATCGTCGATGACTTAGATAAAAACGATGATAGTTGCagctaaaattagaattttgtgtttattttcataTCGTCTTGAATAAGAATTAGAGGCTTAAAAATTTCTCAAAGGTTACAGCAGCGTCGATGACTTCGATAAGGACGAAGATAGTTGCagctaaaattagaattttgagtTTATTTTCTTACCGTCTTGAATAAAAATTAGCagcttaaaaacaaacaaaggagTCACGTGCTTTGCACAGAAATTCTTCTAAATTTTGAACGAGTTTCCAGTTCAACATAAGCGAAGAACAAAAGATTCAAAATTGGTTTCTGAGTCTTAACCAGGTATTTTACGAAACATATTTGAATTGGCGAGAAAAATGTGGCAAGAGAAacacttttgacaaaaaaaaaggattgatgagaaataaaaagagatCGTAGAAATCTTAAGATTTTAGAGGAGGTGATGGGACCAGAAGCCCAAAGTTTCGTCATAACAAGCCTCAACGACAGTCgtgaaaaagcctttaatcgaGCGCTAAAGACCAAAATTCAAAATCATACTGTCAAACAACTATGGGTCAGTCGCTAAAGCTGTGGTTTCTCTCCAATGTTTTATGGGCTAatgtttttatggttttcagttaaaaaggaAAGTTCTTTTTATAAGGGATACTTATAAAAATTCCATGGATGTCTGAAGCGGAGGGAAACCAGATTGGacctttaaataaataaaaaattcctgctgaaagtaaggattaacaTTAAAACGACCAGAAGTAATTTCATgcacaagaaatttttttaaagcatcGAAAGACTTAAATAAAGAGCAAGGAGATGAAGAACTGGCTGCCTACCTCATATCCGAGATAATCAACAGGAAACACGGTAAACATCAAGAAATAAGGCTTAAATAGAGACGAAGACCACAccgcctttccatcataaagtTTTAGCTTCAAAGATTGTATTTCAATGTGAGTTCttttatgcttgttttttcttcatttattttgctaaggatagcccttggatatagggtcgaaatatttatttaaactagCGCTCCACtgtcttatataaaaaacaagagctaagagctcatatggcacttgtgacgaggcaagaagagccaagagctcatatggtatgagctctaacaaaattctaagaatcaatagattgatttaaaaggaaaatcagacgcctaatgccggtcaggattaaaataagagctctgagtgacgatgtccttctaaatatcaaaattcattaagatccgatcattcactcgtaagttataaatacctcattttttttctaattttttctctccctttagccccccagatggttgaatgtgggaaaacgactttatcacgtcaatttgtgcagctccctgacacgcctaacaattttcatcctcctagcacgtccagaagcaccaaactcgccaaatcactgaacccctccccccaaagagagcgaatccagtacggttacgtcaatcacgtatcaaggacatttgctccatcaagcttcatcccgattcctccactccaagcgttttccaagatttccccctccaactcccccaatgtcaacagatctggtcggaatttgaaataagagctctgcgacatgaattctttcttaatatcaaatttcactaagatccggtcacccgttcttgagttaaaaatacctcaatttttctaatttttccaaattaacaccccccccagctcctccaaagagaacggatctgttccaattatgtcaatcacgtatctagaacttgtgcttattcttcccatcaagtttcatcccgatctccccactctaagcagtttccaagatttctgtatCTCTCCTctaaccccctatgtccccggttccaattcgagtcaaaaatgaagcatctgagacataagatccttctatatatatatcaagtttcattaagatccgatctcttattcgtaagataaaaataccccaattttcacgttttccaagaattccagtttccccctccaactccccccaatgccacaggatctggtcggaatttaaaattagagctttaaagcacaagatccttctaaatataaaatttcattaagatctggtgacccgttcgtaagttacaaatacctcatttttccgaattaccccccccccctcccaactccaccaaagagggcaaatcaggtctggttatgtcagtcacgtatcttaaacaggtttttatttttcccattcagtttcatcctgatctctcctctttaagtattttataagatttccaccctccccccccccaatgacgctagATCCagctgagatttaaaataagagatctgagttacgaggtccttctaaatatgaagtttcatgaagatccgttcacttcttcgtaagttaagaatacgtcattttttaatttttctgaattaaccctcccccccccctcaatagaacggatccgttccaattatatcaatcacgtatctaagatttctacttatttttcccaccaagtttcatcccgatccctccaatctaagcgtttttcatgattttagcccccccccaaactccccccaatgtcaccagatccggtcgggatttaaaataagagctttgagacacgatatccttctaaatatcaaatttcattgagatctgatcacccgttcgtaagttaaaaataactcattttttctaatttttcagaattaaccaaccccccctcccccaactaccccaatcCGTTCTGGttaggtcaatcacgtatctaggacttgcgcttatttttcccaccaagtttcatcccgatcccttcactctaagtgttttccaagattttaggtttccccctcccaactcctccccagtgtcaccagatccggttgggatttgcaataatagctctgagacacgatatccttccaaacatcaaatttcattaggatctgatcaaccgttaaaaatacttcatttttctattttttccgaattaaccggccccccactccccccccagatggtcatatcgggaaaacgactatttctaatttaatttggtccggtccctgatacgcctgccaaatttcatcgtcctagctagCGTCCCCAACCCcatatgtcaccagatccggtcgggattttaaataatagctctgagacacgatgtccttccaaacatcaaatttcattaagatctgatcaaccgttcgtaagttaaaaatacctcattttttctaatttctcagaattaaccccccccccccccaactactccaaagagagcggatccgttccggttaggtcaatcatgtatctaggacttgtgcttatttttcccaccaagtttcatcccgatcccttcactctaagtgttttccaagattttaggtttccccctcccaactcctccccagtgtcaccagatccggttgggatttgcaataatagctctgagacacgatatccttccaaacatcaaatttcattaggatctgatcaaccgttcttaagttaaaaatacttcatttttctattttttccgaattaaccggccccccactcccccccccagatggtcatatcgggaaaacgactatttctaatttaatttggtccggtccctgatacgcctgccaaatttcatcgtcctagcttacctggaggtgcctaaagtagcaaaaccgacagacagaccgacataatttgcgattgctaaatgtcacttggttaataccaagtgccataaaaattcctatttttctaCTTGCTGTTTAAAATAAAGCTTCCAAACCAGAGCCGCCCACAGGAACTTATTTCCAAGAGGATCAAACATTTCTTAACAGGGACCTTGTTAAAAACCGATATAATCAATGTCATTGAATATGTTTAGGAAAATtctaaattatcatttttatttagcaTTTTCTTGCTTagaagctcatttttttttctttatgtttttcgTGCTGTGTTAATTGTTGAAGCTTCGGTTGCTACTTGATGGAGTAGCTCCTtgcctacagttcgttatcacgaactgtttgaaaggtcAAAAATATGTCAGTAGAAAATGTTCTAGCAGAGGTGATCCTATCGAACCAAGGGctttaaaatattgttaaaatgCCCATTTGAACGATAATTAAAAGTTCGAGTGGCCTTTAAAAAGTAGCAGGAAAATACTGTGTCATAGCAAAGTGGTGTCTGCTATTTGTGGGGCTTTCAGCAATTTTCGCCCTATGGTGCCAAAAAGCCATAAGACTgataattctgagatagtccATTGATTTATAGCTACCAAAGAAGTATATAATGAACTTTCCAGTCACAAAGGCTATTATGCCTCGCGGTTCGTCCCTAAAGATGAACTAAGTTTCTAAAAAGTAAACAGCTCTTTATGCCAAAATAAACAGACATTTATTATacagcttcatttaactaatttggttcttttgaaaattcaaaaaacttttttatatgctgACGTTGCGCAGGTACCGATCTCAGGATTTAATGCCTTTGGCCGGGAGTGCAATACGGCTGGTGGCAAATCATCTGACTCTTCCTGTGTTTTCCCCCCATGATTCTCCATGTACCCATTTACGGGTGGGTCGACTCCGGCTGAGCTTACTGAGTCACACCATTAACCCCgtttcaaaccaaataaccagtgacaCCAGGTCTCGGACGACTGACTTCAGGATTTGATTCTTTTGAGGTATGGTACAATTATGTTCAGTGATATAGAATTGCACATGAGCC is part of the Artemia franciscana chromosome 1, ASM3288406v1, whole genome shotgun sequence genome and harbors:
- the LOC136026226 gene encoding large ribosomal subunit protein mL65-like produces the protein MLTSRGRILLKPNGLPKLGCMESTSTPEPSPVYPEIRDISFRGRARLRAEAFANLVREKSSYEEKMMEINMPRIYGWTTYIIRPTKIVYNSEKFYKKITRTGMIQTENIPLHSHLDAINDLEKIKVRVIDTLEAELDYLKSVPLAERLPTEKDENLRTSKYIASVLSRALMLSAAEHDVDQVDIEEEPRCDTFWLVGGFHPPPIVKKCRTKYSPEWLRKEIDENEPVAFRFQYLGEPLIQLQSKHPLANSVGRDSAIAQEIEVPYCPYHPSSFELMKCRYYGTNVNATWPHASDKTFTTLSWLPFSCAYGKSGKNDIKEFSDNLAVVHGFGSMLAQACKLGFSPVNKITYPMTTQVIVGDGQYLSFYQYQLNTNVLDPLLLEENDPKNICWSTPMHRLYECVENGRIKGLDENVLLMLVNAFRVKSVQAHQELSPYFGDVKYISDLPDDEKRKSILSDFKEMYSNRPQHRRKRPEIYDWERIYKIYFETRPQDARRKWWAKDERISHQRYDIIRPRYVPRDMRDPPKRSRRGKGVVKVIDE